One Streptococcus sp. DTU_2020_1001019_1_SI_AUS_MUR_006 DNA window includes the following coding sequences:
- a CDS encoding malolactic enzyme, giving the protein MTAHDILNNPFLNKGTAFTLEERKELGLIGLLPPYVQSIEEQAAQTYAQMQTKANDLEKRLFLMEIFNTNRTLFYYLFSQHLEEFNPIVYDPTIADTIEGYSDLFVDPQYAGYLDINHPENIEATLKNAAGDREIRLIVVTDAEGILGIGDWGTNGVDISVGKLMVYTGAAGIDPSMVLPLVIDAGTNREELRNNPNYLGNRHERVRGDRYYDFIDQFVQTAERLFPKLYLHWEDFGRSNAANILEKYRKQIPTFNDDIQGTGIVTLGGIFGSLDISGEKLTDQVYLCYGGGTAGAGIAARVLREMVSEGLSEEEAYKHFFMVDKQGLLFDDMDDLTPEQKPFAKKRADFSNADKLTDLLEVVKTVKPTILVGTSTQPNTFTKEIVEAMCENTERPMIFPLSNPTKLAEASAKDLIEWSDGKAFVATGIPADTVSYKGVDYVIGQANNALIYPGLGLGMLASEASLLTDEMIGAAAHSLSGIVNPGQPGAPVLPPFKYVADVSIKVAEAVAKKAQEQGLARAKETDMAKAVRDLKWYPEYK; this is encoded by the coding sequence ATGACTGCACATGATATTTTAAACAACCCTTTCCTCAATAAAGGGACTGCCTTTACCTTAGAGGAGCGAAAGGAACTAGGTCTTATTGGTTTACTGCCACCGTATGTTCAATCGATTGAAGAACAAGCGGCGCAAACTTATGCACAAATGCAAACAAAAGCCAATGATTTAGAAAAGCGTCTTTTCCTAATGGAAATTTTTAACACCAACCGGACTCTTTTCTATTACCTCTTTTCTCAACATTTGGAAGAATTCAATCCAATTGTATATGATCCAACCATTGCAGATACCATTGAAGGCTATAGTGACCTCTTTGTAGACCCCCAATATGCGGGATATCTTGATATCAATCATCCTGAAAATATTGAAGCTACTTTGAAAAATGCCGCTGGGGATCGCGAGATTCGTCTCATTGTTGTAACAGATGCAGAAGGAATCCTTGGAATCGGTGACTGGGGAACAAATGGTGTCGATATTTCTGTTGGGAAATTGATGGTCTACACGGGTGCTGCTGGAATCGATCCTTCTATGGTTCTTCCTTTAGTTATTGATGCAGGGACTAACCGCGAAGAACTTCGTAACAATCCTAATTACTTAGGAAATCGTCACGAACGGGTTCGCGGAGATCGTTACTACGACTTCATTGACCAATTTGTTCAAACAGCAGAACGTCTCTTTCCTAAACTCTACCTTCACTGGGAAGACTTCGGTCGCTCGAATGCTGCCAATATTCTTGAAAAATACCGAAAACAAATTCCAACTTTTAATGATGATATTCAAGGTACAGGAATCGTTACCCTAGGTGGTATCTTTGGTTCACTGGATATTAGTGGTGAAAAATTAACAGATCAAGTTTATCTCTGCTATGGTGGTGGTACTGCGGGCGCAGGAATTGCCGCTCGTGTTCTTCGTGAAATGGTGAGTGAAGGTCTTTCTGAAGAAGAAGCCTATAAACATTTCTTTATGGTTGATAAACAAGGTCTTCTCTTTGATGACATGGATGACCTGACCCCTGAACAAAAACCGTTTGCTAAGAAACGTGCCGACTTTAGTAACGCAGACAAGTTGACTGACCTGCTTGAAGTAGTGAAGACTGTGAAGCCAACCATTCTTGTAGGAACTTCAACTCAACCTAATACCTTCACTAAAGAAATAGTAGAAGCTATGTGTGAAAATACAGAACGTCCGATGATCTTCCCTTTGTCAAATCCAACCAAACTAGCAGAAGCTAGTGCCAAAGATTTGATTGAATGGTCAGATGGCAAAGCTTTTGTCGCAACAGGAATTCCTGCTGATACAGTTTCTTATAAAGGTGTCGACTATGTGATTGGTCAAGCCAATAATGCCTTGATTTACCCAGGTCTTGGTCTAGGTATGCTGGCTTCTGAAGCAAGTCTTTTGACTGATGAAATGATTGGAGCAGCAGCTCATTCATTGAGTGGTATTGTTAATCCAGGCCAACCAGGAGCTCCTGTCTTGCCACCATTTAAGTATGTAGCAGATGTTTCTATTAAAGTAGCAGAAGCAGTCGCTAAAAAAGCACAAGAGCAAGGTCTTGCGCGTGCTAAGGAAACAGATATGGCCAAAGCAGTTCGTGATTTGAAGTGGTATCCAGAGTATAAATAA
- a CDS encoding GNAT family N-acetyltransferase, whose product MISLELMSEENSIDVYSFEKENREYFERSLPPRPAHYFDSEAFKELTRELLREQENHDVYMHLIRDAQGTMVGRINLSVLGKDRKTAELGYRIGENVTNLGYASEAVKLVLEKAFTTYGLHKIIAGTARDNQASQRVLLKNGFTFSRIIENDFQMHNEWIHTAVFEIRNL is encoded by the coding sequence ATGATAAGTCTAGAGCTGATGTCTGAAGAAAATAGTATAGATGTTTATTCTTTTGAAAAAGAAAATCGGGAGTATTTTGAGCGAAGTTTACCTCCTAGACCAGCCCACTATTTTGACTCAGAAGCTTTTAAAGAACTTACAAGGGAATTGTTAAGGGAACAAGAGAATCATGATGTCTACATGCATCTTATTAGAGATGCACAAGGTACTATGGTCGGAAGAATCAATTTAAGTGTTTTAGGGAAGGATAGAAAAACAGCAGAACTTGGATATAGGATTGGAGAAAATGTTACCAATTTAGGATATGCAAGCGAAGCAGTTAAACTCGTTTTAGAAAAGGCCTTTACTACTTATGGTTTACATAAAATCATTGCAGGAACGGCAAGGGACAATCAGGCTTCTCAGAGAGTGCTTTTAAAAAATGGTTTCACCTTTAGTAGAATCATAGAGAATGACTTTCAAATGCATAACGAGTGGATTCATACGGCAGTATTTGAGATAAGGAATCTATAG
- a CDS encoding DUF6287 domain-containing protein, protein MKIGKGINWILILLSCLIAIVLISFMFFFNHKKQDVEAVNATTEQVSTTSTTTTSTTTTQDSVTTTEEKISTQEEQTNAESQKIDEQAILNGDFSTLVGTWRNGLGQEFTFDKNGLVNSRNIEKKSMGSHGTIEFSIRDGISGYGMSIYPAGLIMPGLDTDLTQNRLIAGQAAPTRSEQVFYKVD, encoded by the coding sequence ATGAAAATAGGAAAAGGCATCAATTGGATTTTGATTCTGTTAAGTTGCTTAATTGCTATAGTACTGATAAGTTTTATGTTCTTCTTTAATCATAAAAAGCAAGATGTAGAAGCAGTAAATGCTACAACAGAACAGGTTTCTACCACTAGTACAACAACCACTAGTACAACGACTACTCAAGATAGTGTTACGACTACTGAGGAAAAAATCTCGACACAAGAAGAGCAAACGAATGCTGAATCACAAAAAATAGATGAGCAAGCCATTCTAAATGGAGATTTCTCGACTCTAGTTGGAACTTGGAGAAATGGACTTGGGCAAGAATTTACATTCGATAAAAATGGACTAGTAAACAGTAGAAACATTGAAAAAAAGAGCATGGGTAGCCATGGAACGATTGAATTTAGCATTAGAGATGGTATCTCAGGCTATGGAATGAGTATTTATCCTGCTGGACTTATTATGCCTGGGTTAGATACTGATTTAACTCAAAATAGGCTGATTGCTGGTCAAGCTGCTCCAACCAGATCAGAACAAGTTTTTTATAAAGTAGACTAA
- a CDS encoding SDR family oxidoreductase, with protein MIGITGVTGKLGSYVADLVDKKGIASVHLARSPERAKVYASAEIRRLSYTNTPEVVEALKGIDTLLMVSARENPERVKEHKEFLDAAKLAGVQHIVYTSFYGADEKATFTLSRDHAQTEAYIKELGFTYTFLRDNFYLDFLIDIALENGEIRGPAGSGLVSAVARKDTSRVVAEILLNPKDWENQTLNLTGPEDLSMEEIVALLSKETGKTIAYVDETVEEAYESRKKWPAQTWEYDAWVSTYTAIKVGEQAGVSTDIEKVLGHPASSLLDILRDRKLIEEKHD; from the coding sequence ATGATCGGAATTACAGGTGTAACAGGGAAATTAGGCTCCTATGTGGCTGATCTTGTTGATAAGAAAGGAATCGCTTCAGTCCATCTAGCAAGAAGCCCAGAGCGTGCAAAAGTTTATGCGTCTGCGGAAATCCGTAGATTGTCCTATACCAATACTCCAGAGGTGGTTGAAGCCTTGAAGGGGATCGATACTTTGTTGATGGTTTCTGCTAGGGAAAATCCAGAGCGTGTCAAGGAGCACAAGGAGTTTTTAGATGCTGCAAAACTAGCAGGGGTGCAACATATCGTTTATACCTCCTTTTATGGGGCAGATGAGAAAGCAACTTTTACCTTGTCTCGAGATCATGCCCAGACGGAAGCCTATATCAAGGAGTTAGGGTTCACCTACACTTTTTTGAGAGATAATTTTTATTTGGATTTCTTGATTGATATTGCACTTGAAAATGGAGAGATTCGTGGTCCGGCCGGCAGTGGTCTTGTGTCAGCTGTTGCCCGTAAGGACACATCTAGGGTTGTAGCAGAGATTCTTTTAAATCCTAAGGACTGGGAAAATCAAACCTTGAATTTAACAGGGCCAGAGGATCTTTCCATGGAAGAAATCGTAGCGCTTCTCTCAAAAGAGACCGGTAAGACCATCGCGTATGTGGATGAAACAGTAGAAGAAGCTTATGAGTCACGGAAAAAATGGCCAGCACAAACTTGGGAGTACGATGCCTGGGTCAGCACTTATACAGCTATCAAAGTTGGGGAACAAGCTGGGGTTTCAACAGATATCGAAAAAGTTCTAGGGCATCCGGCAAGTAGCCTATTGGATATTCTTAGAGATAGAAAACTTATTGAGGAAAAACATGATTGA
- a CDS encoding SEC10/PgrA surface exclusion domain-containing protein, producing the protein MELQKGHGTIKKLRTGAVISTLAISALGVSTAVSANETEVAVNEPATKLVAKDEVVPKVPSQADVDKAKAESDKANQDVAKQKEVVSTTETKIADAEKSIAETTQKKEEAKAVTPEKVATAKAEAEKRADELATAEKTVADADKSVSATAEKVADQTKVVSNAEKTATDTANKVADAQKKVDSLSSTTDVAPLEKEVATLTNQVAEDTQAVATAQTNLDNGKKAQSDKEQAIKDAQTGVSSAESNLSQATTALATAKANQSNKDEVVTTAQADLDRAKEELANTDFAVNTITLSQEYMSLLKEYLTTGKPEALSQKLKEQGIKELQKAGKVTLTKDGEIYRFDLPFNSTKKDQNTKVDVNNLDYETRKDLSLFAADLFNQVRKQFGTGLVSVNEDAMAIADKVAKLTKGIEYHDTKTLKSVGKEYGVLLAELIGNDTHKLTTVSEIKKAIYNDVYAMLYWDTHADWGHAQGVSHVADEPFMSYHQYLGISTSYDENTDTKIHYLGTSDNVTSYGAKFDKTKVVIAPSTAEKVAKLQEKLDLAQSTYDNALKASQEAKSAVATAQTAYTNAETALATARTNLSNVVGNKVDVPSLEKALADAKDKLAQNTKALQTAKEVLALAKSNATDKAKALAEAKTVLATAKAEQSTADQSLATAKGELEVLTKSHDVAVLARKSAGEDLARKREASKEATDTHTVLELALTKRDEVLKTLDKELTGINSKLGVLRAELKTAKEELACLEGIAEAKARVHANLKDLKDRYETEQAEKRRLEELSRKADAIRKAGGQPKEVTDATGKVVDVVDAKVQNKPVNVATMGTKDDKTYQAPAQTTNTKAEPKKQLPNTGTKDSGLLALLGASVGLFALAGKRKYNR; encoded by the coding sequence ATGGAATTACAAAAAGGTCACGGGACCATCAAAAAGTTGCGTACTGGCGCAGTTATTTCAACGCTTGCAATCTCGGCTCTAGGGGTATCTACTGCCGTATCAGCTAACGAAACTGAAGTAGCCGTTAACGAGCCTGCAACTAAGCTAGTTGCTAAGGACGAGGTTGTCCCTAAAGTTCCTAGTCAAGCTGATGTTGATAAGGCTAAAGCTGAATCAGATAAGGCTAATCAGGATGTAGCTAAGCAAAAAGAAGTTGTTTCAACTACTGAAACTAAGATTGCTGATGCTGAAAAGTCTATCGCTGAGACTACTCAAAAGAAAGAAGAAGCCAAGGCTGTCACACCTGAGAAGGTTGCAACTGCAAAAGCCGAGGCTGAAAAGCGAGCAGATGAGCTTGCCACAGCTGAGAAGACTGTAGCTGACGCTGATAAGTCTGTTTCGGCTACGGCTGAAAAGGTTGCTGACCAAACTAAGGTAGTATCTAATGCTGAGAAAACTGCCACTGATACTGCTAATAAGGTAGCTGACGCTCAGAAAAAAGTAGATTCTCTTTCATCTACTACTGATGTTGCTCCACTTGAAAAGGAGGTAGCTACGCTTACTAACCAAGTCGCTGAAGACACTCAAGCCGTAGCGACTGCTCAGACTAACCTTGATAATGGTAAAAAAGCTCAATCTGACAAAGAGCAAGCTATCAAAGACGCTCAAACTGGGGTATCTAGTGCTGAGTCTAATCTCTCTCAAGCCACTACAGCCCTTGCAACTGCTAAAGCTAACCAATCTAACAAAGATGAGGTAGTCACTACAGCCCAAGCCGACCTTGACCGTGCCAAAGAAGAGCTTGCTAACACTGATTTTGCAGTTAACACTATTACTCTAAGCCAAGAGTATATGTCACTCCTTAAAGAGTACCTAACTACTGGCAAACCAGAAGCACTTTCTCAAAAATTGAAAGAACAAGGTATTAAGGAGTTGCAAAAGGCAGGTAAAGTAACTCTAACTAAAGATGGTGAGATTTACCGTTTTGACTTACCATTTAACTCTACTAAGAAAGACCAAAACACTAAAGTTGATGTTAATAATCTCGACTACGAAACACGTAAAGACTTGTCATTGTTTGCAGCTGACTTGTTTAACCAAGTTCGTAAACAATTTGGTACAGGTTTGGTTTCAGTTAACGAAGATGCTATGGCTATCGCAGATAAAGTAGCTAAGCTTACAAAAGGTATCGAATATCACGATACTAAGACTTTAAAATCAGTAGGTAAAGAGTACGGTGTTCTTCTAGCAGAGCTTATTGGTAACGATACTCACAAACTTACTACCGTTTCAGAAATCAAAAAAGCTATCTACAACGACGTATATGCTATGCTTTACTGGGATACTCACGCTGATTGGGGGCATGCTCAAGGGGTATCTCACGTGGCAGACGAACCATTTATGTCTTACCACCAATATCTTGGTATCTCTACAAGTTACGATGAAAATACAGATACAAAAATTCATTATCTTGGTACATCCGACAACGTAACTTCTTATGGAGCCAAATTCGACAAAACCAAAGTCGTAATCGCCCCAAGCACTGCTGAAAAAGTTGCCAAATTGCAAGAAAAACTAGACTTGGCTCAATCAACTTATGACAACGCCCTCAAAGCCTCTCAAGAAGCTAAATCAGCAGTAGCGACAGCCCAAACTGCCTACACTAATGCTGAGACAGCTCTTGCCACTGCTCGTACTAACCTCTCTAACGTAGTGGGTAATAAGGTTGATGTTCCATCTCTTGAAAAGGCTCTTGCTGATGCTAAAGACAAACTAGCACAAAACACTAAAGCATTGCAAACTGCCAAAGAAGTCCTTGCTCTAGCTAAATCAAACGCTACTGACAAAGCTAAGGCTCTTGCTGAAGCTAAAACAGTTCTTGCTACTGCTAAAGCTGAACAATCTACTGCTGACCAATCTCTTGCAACTGCCAAAGGTGAATTGGAAGTCCTTACTAAGTCTCATGATGTAGCAGTCTTGGCTCGTAAGTCAGCAGGTGAAGACCTTGCTCGTAAACGTGAAGCATCTAAAGAGGCTACTGACACTCATACAGTTCTTGAACTTGCTCTTACTAAGCGTGATGAAGTCCTTAAGACTTTAGACAAAGAGCTTACTGGTATTAACTCTAAACTTGGTGTCCTCCGTGCTGAGTTGAAGACTGCTAAGGAAGAGTTGGCTTGTCTTGAGGGTATCGCAGAAGCTAAGGCTCGTGTCCATGCTAACTTGAAAGACCTCAAAGACCGTTACGAAACTGAACAAGCAGAAAAACGTCGCTTGGAAGAGCTATCTCGTAAAGCAGACGCAATCCGTAAAGCAGGTGGTCAACCTAAGGAAGTTACTGACGCAACTGGTAAAGTAGTTGATGTTGTGGATGCGAAGGTTCAAAACAAACCAGTAAATGTTGCTACGATGGGAACTAAAGACGATAAAACATATCAAGCTCCTGCACAAACTACAAATACAAAAGCAGAACCTAAGAAACAACTTCCAAATACAGGAACAAAGGATTCAGGACTTTTAGCATTGCTTGGAGCAAGTGTTGGACTATTTGCTTTAGCAGGAAAACGAAAATATAATAGATAA
- a CDS encoding MarR family winged helix-turn-helix transcriptional regulator, with protein MDKMLGGYQALQIRLLNGRIFQKLLSNEPDAQYRSEQGKILTILWKQELGCATATDIALVTGLANNTLTSMVKKLEEQGLVTIEPCTQDKRKKYISLTDLGWAQKEIGDRVSKELGEIFYQGFSDQEIQEFEAYQERIISNLKAKENDI; from the coding sequence ATGGACAAGATGTTAGGAGGTTACCAAGCTCTACAGATTCGATTGTTAAACGGGCGTATCTTTCAAAAACTCTTGAGCAATGAACCAGATGCTCAATACAGAAGTGAACAGGGAAAAATTTTAACGATTTTGTGGAAGCAAGAGTTAGGGTGCGCTACAGCGACCGATATCGCTCTTGTGACGGGTCTAGCCAATAATACATTGACCAGTATGGTTAAGAAATTGGAAGAACAAGGCTTGGTCACGATTGAACCTTGCACACAAGATAAAAGGAAAAAATATATCTCTTTGACAGACCTCGGTTGGGCGCAAAAAGAAATTGGAGACCGTGTTAGCAAAGAATTGGGTGAAATTTTCTACCAAGGCTTTTCGGATCAAGAAATCCAAGAATTTGAAGCTTATCAAGAGCGTATTATCTCAAATCTAAAAGCTAAAGAAAATGACATCTAG
- a CDS encoding helix-turn-helix transcriptional regulator, with amino-acid sequence MTNKNYLQQYISQKVKYFRTQKKMSQEELSEQAGLGLKYINQLENQNVNLTIHSLEKVIVALKMTPEEFFNFDSLESTSDKTDNLSLKRINMKVKQLPIDKREKMLVIFESILDNL; translated from the coding sequence ATGACGAATAAAAACTATTTACAACAATATATTTCCCAAAAAGTGAAATATTTTCGAACACAGAAAAAAATGAGCCAGGAAGAACTTTCGGAACAAGCGGGGCTCGGGCTTAAGTATATCAATCAACTTGAAAACCAAAATGTGAATCTGACCATTCACAGTCTTGAAAAAGTGATTGTCGCCCTAAAGATGACCCCAGAGGAATTTTTCAATTTTGATAGCCTTGAATCAACCTCTGATAAGACCGACAATCTTTCACTCAAAAGAATCAACATGAAGGTTAAACAACTCCCTATTGATAAACGAGAAAAGATGTTGGTCATTTTTGAAAGTATCTTAGATAACCTTTGA
- a CDS encoding LysR family transcriptional regulator gives MNLKDLQYFYDLCQLQSYTEVAKQHKVSQPSISYAIKRLEESFNCKLIHHDPSHRSFKLTPQGQILLKHTEKILPEVISTRKEINRSLAQYSTVGFPPIIIQYLFAALSEKDQFDFLKKVRPIRGGSVELLNLLLKGDLDASLLGLIEPLNHPSIETHELFHKELYVVLSKNHPLATAPSLTFEDLVDQSFILLDEHFVHLKAFELLNQKYQNKAEIFFKSDDIVIIKELLKKGIGLSLLADIALSDEDDDLIKIPLVPEDQITFTVYYAYLKSATLSSEVEALFNLIKSYE, from the coding sequence ATGAATTTAAAAGATCTACAATATTTTTATGACCTCTGCCAGCTTCAATCCTATACGGAAGTTGCAAAACAACACAAAGTCAGCCAACCATCTATTTCTTATGCCATCAAGCGCTTAGAAGAATCTTTTAATTGCAAATTGATTCACCACGATCCCTCGCATCGTTCCTTCAAACTCACTCCTCAAGGACAAATCCTTCTAAAGCATACAGAAAAGATCTTACCTGAGGTCATTTCTACTCGCAAAGAAATCAATCGTTCCTTGGCCCAATACTCTACTGTAGGATTCCCTCCTATTATCATTCAGTATCTCTTTGCTGCCTTAAGCGAAAAAGATCAATTCGATTTTTTAAAAAAGGTACGCCCGATCCGCGGTGGCTCCGTAGAATTATTAAATCTTCTCCTCAAAGGAGACCTTGATGCAAGTCTACTCGGCTTGATTGAACCACTCAATCATCCTTCAATAGAGACACATGAACTCTTTCATAAAGAACTGTATGTCGTTTTGTCTAAGAACCATCCTCTTGCTACCGCTCCTTCCCTCACTTTTGAAGATTTAGTAGATCAATCCTTTATACTTTTAGACGAACACTTTGTTCACTTGAAAGCTTTTGAACTGCTTAATCAAAAGTATCAAAACAAGGCAGAAATATTCTTTAAGAGTGACGACATTGTCATCATTAAAGAACTTTTAAAGAAAGGGATTGGCCTTAGTTTGCTGGCTGATATCGCACTTTCTGATGAAGATGATGATTTAATAAAAATTCCTCTAGTACCGGAGGACCAGATAACATTTACAGTTTATTACGCTTATCTCAAATCAGCTACACTGTCATCAGAAGTAGAAGCCTTATTTAATCTCATTAAATCATATGAATAG
- a CDS encoding ABC transporter ATP-binding protein: MIEYKHVALRYTDKNILKDVNLRIENGEFMVLVGPSGSGKTTMIKMINRLLEPTDGNIYMDGKRIKDYDERELRLSTGYVLQAIALFPNLTVAENIALIPEMKGWSKEQIASKTEELLDKVGLPAAEYAKRIPSELSGGEQQRIGIVRAIIGEPKILLMDEPFSALDAISRKQLQALTKDLHKEFGMTTIFVTHDTDEALKLGDRIAVLQDGEIRQVAEPETILQAPATDFVANLFGGSLHV, translated from the coding sequence ATGATTGAATACAAACATGTGGCCTTGCGCTACACGGATAAAAATATTTTAAAAGATGTCAATCTCCGCATTGAAAATGGAGAATTCATGGTGCTAGTGGGTCCTTCAGGATCTGGTAAGACCACCATGATCAAGATGATTAACCGTCTCTTGGAGCCAACGGATGGTAATATCTATATGGATGGGAAACGCATCAAAGACTATGACGAACGGGAGTTACGTCTCAGTACCGGCTATGTCCTTCAAGCTATTGCCCTATTTCCAAATTTAACAGTTGCTGAAAATATAGCATTGATTCCTGAGATGAAGGGTTGGAGCAAGGAACAAATTGCCTCTAAAACAGAAGAACTCTTGGACAAGGTGGGTCTGCCTGCTGCAGAGTATGCAAAGCGCATACCTAGTGAGTTATCTGGTGGGGAGCAACAGCGGATTGGGATTGTGCGGGCCATCATTGGGGAACCAAAGATTCTATTGATGGACGAACCTTTTTCAGCTTTGGATGCTATCTCCCGCAAGCAGTTGCAGGCTCTTACCAAAGATTTGCACAAGGAGTTCGGTATGACTACCATCTTCGTTACTCATGATACGGACGAGGCCTTAAAATTAGGCGATCGAATTGCTGTTTTACAGGATGGGGAGATTCGCCAGGTCGCAGAACCTGAAACAATTTTACAAGCGCCTGCGACAGACTTTGTAGCAAACTTGTTTGGAGGTAGCCTTCATGTCTAA
- a CDS encoding AEC family transporter, with amino-acid sequence MSLFLTSITSIIPIIAIIVLGYILQVKGWFGDAFGPNLSRLIMNVALPASIFVSVMKYLTLDKLISLSGGLLYTFVAFILGYIVAYIVVMVFKVRPGRRGTMINTFVNANTIFIGLPLNVALFGDQALPYFLIYYITNTISTWTLGVYLMTSDSKSGQSKKETKFDWKKLLPAPLVGFLVALLFLILRISIPDFATNTLTYVGNIVTPLSLIYIGIVLAKAGLKTITFDKDTIVTLVGRFILAPLIMLLVLKFFAPNMATVEFKTFMIQSATPALAVLPILANQGKGDVEFSTNVVTLSTVLFIVVIPILQTLLG; translated from the coding sequence ATGTCACTCTTTTTAACCTCGATTACGAGTATCATTCCGATTATCGCTATCATTGTTTTGGGGTATATTCTTCAGGTGAAGGGATGGTTTGGAGATGCCTTTGGACCTAACCTATCTCGTTTGATCATGAATGTAGCTTTGCCAGCGTCAATCTTTGTGTCAGTAATGAAATACCTAACACTAGATAAACTAATCAGTCTTTCTGGAGGTCTCCTTTATACATTTGTGGCCTTTATCTTGGGCTATATCGTAGCTTATATTGTAGTTATGGTTTTCAAGGTTCGTCCAGGACGGCGAGGAACCATGATTAATACCTTTGTGAATGCCAACACTATTTTTATTGGTTTACCTTTAAACGTTGCTCTTTTTGGGGATCAGGCTCTTCCTTATTTCTTAATTTACTATATCACCAACACGATTTCCACTTGGACATTGGGCGTGTATTTGATGACGAGCGATAGTAAATCGGGTCAAAGCAAGAAGGAAACTAAATTTGATTGGAAGAAATTACTACCAGCCCCGCTTGTAGGTTTTCTTGTGGCTCTGCTATTTTTGATTCTCCGAATCTCTATTCCAGATTTCGCAACGAATACCTTAACCTATGTTGGAAATATCGTCACTCCCCTATCTCTGATTTATATTGGTATCGTTCTTGCAAAGGCAGGTTTGAAAACTATTACTTTTGATAAAGATACAATTGTCACTTTAGTTGGACGCTTTATCCTAGCTCCTCTAATCATGCTTCTTGTATTGAAGTTCTTTGCACCAAATATGGCGACAGTAGAATTTAAGACCTTTATGATTCAGTCCGCTACACCAGCTTTAGCTGTTCTTCCGATCCTTGCTAATCAGGGAAAAGGAGATGTGGAATTCTCTACGAATGTGGTGACTCTAAGTACGGTTCTATTTATCGTTGTTATTCCAATATTACAAACTTTGTTAGGATAA
- a CDS encoding helix-turn-helix domain-containing protein — MTKTNLQSYLGKRIRLLRLQKNLTQQQLEELADLPLKYTYKLENLEPNIKIKTLQKIMDALDTDIETFFDISVTESNPLINQLIYKIKELTPSKQERVLKLMIQLIDEIET, encoded by the coding sequence ATGACAAAAACAAATCTACAATCTTATCTAGGTAAGAGAATCCGATTACTGAGACTTCAAAAAAATTTGACTCAACAGCAACTAGAGGAGCTGGCGGACCTACCATTAAAATACACGTACAAACTAGAAAATCTTGAGCCTAATATAAAAATAAAAACATTACAAAAAATTATGGATGCACTTGATACAGATATAGAGACTTTTTTCGATATATCCGTAACCGAAAGCAATCCCTTAATAAATCAGCTAATATATAAAATTAAGGAACTAACACCTAGTAAACAAGAACGAGTTCTCAAGCTCATGATACAGCTTATTGACGAAATAGAAACATAA